A window from Lactobacillus intestinalis encodes these proteins:
- a CDS encoding DUF5052 family protein, whose product MKLKKKLSLIFGLLILVLTLTSCSKFENWELSMRSKIGALPLTVSTYDSNGQKIDQITAKSVDIHTDKKMSQQDDKGKENSSVIDVDYGNNRMIHVGSTLIAYEGLKNYQDAFSKHVNINNQNHSVPILNTMYQNFKNDWAGNSKIVMIRSQLGMPVAAFAGKHVSIYKSDMKNATQFVIDGHRLFVYRADYTIYPIASLKK is encoded by the coding sequence ATGAAACTCAAGAAAAAGCTTAGTTTAATATTTGGACTACTCATTTTAGTCCTTACTTTAACTTCTTGTAGCAAATTTGAAAACTGGGAATTATCAATGCGCTCTAAGATTGGGGCTTTACCTCTTACCGTCTCAACTTATGATTCCAACGGACAAAAGATCGATCAGATTACTGCCAAATCAGTCGATATCCATACTGACAAGAAAATGTCGCAACAAGACGACAAAGGTAAAGAAAATTCAAGTGTCATCGATGTGGACTATGGGAATAATCGAATGATCCATGTGGGATCTACGCTCATTGCTTATGAAGGTCTTAAAAATTATCAAGATGCTTTCAGTAAGCACGTTAACATCAACAATCAGAACCATTCTGTGCCGATTCTGAATACTATGTATCAAAATTTTAAGAATGATTGGGCCGGAAATTCGAAAATTGTCATGATTAGAAGCCAATTAGGGATGCCAGTTGCAGCATTTGCAGGCAAACATGTATCAATTTATAAAAGCGATATGAAAAATGCTACCCAATTTGTAATTGACGGCCATCGTTTATTTGTCTATCGGGCCGACTATACTATCTATCCAATAGCTAGCCTTAAAAAGTAG
- a CDS encoding MFS transporter — MIGFGLIVNTIGLFFGPISQEFHVGRASVALMTTLQNAAAAISLIFAGKIMEKVNLRWLLTGCFSVIALSMLTLSIAHSLIHFYIAWIIIGICQPIAITLSIPVLLSKWFNQKLGTVMGISLGLSAFGGTIFNPIIASVITKFGWRGGFIAEALLLGLILVPLAISIRPKPDEKHPAYGKVEKTKADLAVSGITLQEALKQPIFYALAFAMLALQFVSGSVQHISGHITNLGISPVLAASVVSGVMIGAAVGKISIGYFLDKLSPLWVLLAYSLFGVLGWSGQIFLTNPTLLTVSAFILGLGQGVCLVALPYLIQKQFGEKDYSNILSVINMLGAFAMSLSVYLVGLFFDQTHSYNLGWTINVIAYVLSFIAIFITLRKNKAE, encoded by the coding sequence ATGATTGGCTTTGGGCTAATTGTAAATACAATTGGATTATTCTTTGGTCCAATTAGTCAAGAATTTCATGTTGGCCGCGCAAGTGTAGCCTTAATGACTACCTTACAAAACGCTGCTGCTGCTATTTCATTGATTTTTGCTGGAAAAATTATGGAGAAAGTCAATTTACGTTGGTTATTAACAGGATGCTTTAGTGTAATTGCTCTAAGTATGTTGACATTATCTATAGCTCACAGTTTAATACATTTTTACATTGCCTGGATCATTATTGGAATTTGTCAGCCAATTGCAATTACTTTGTCAATTCCCGTACTTCTAAGTAAATGGTTTAATCAAAAACTTGGAACCGTAATGGGGATTTCTCTAGGATTATCAGCTTTTGGAGGAACGATCTTTAACCCAATTATTGCTAGTGTAATCACCAAATTTGGCTGGCGTGGCGGCTTCATTGCGGAAGCTTTACTTCTGGGATTAATCTTAGTTCCACTTGCAATTTCAATTAGACCTAAACCCGATGAAAAGCATCCCGCATATGGTAAAGTTGAAAAGACTAAAGCAGATTTAGCTGTAAGTGGAATTACATTGCAAGAAGCTCTCAAGCAACCTATATTTTACGCCTTAGCATTTGCAATGCTTGCGCTACAATTCGTTTCTGGAAGTGTGCAACACATTTCAGGTCACATTACTAATTTAGGTATTTCACCAGTGTTAGCAGCCAGTGTAGTCTCTGGTGTAATGATTGGAGCAGCCGTTGGTAAAATCTCAATCGGTTACTTCTTGGATAAACTTAGTCCATTATGGGTATTATTAGCTTATTCCCTTTTTGGAGTACTGGGATGGAGTGGACAAATCTTCTTAACTAATCCTACTCTGCTTACAGTATCAGCATTTATTCTTGGATTAGGCCAAGGTGTATGTTTAGTAGCTTTGCCTTACCTTATTCAAAAACAATTTGGCGAAAAAGATTATAGTAATATCCTTTCTGTAATTAATATGCTCGGTGCCTTTGCAATGTCCTTATCCGTTTACTTAGTTGGTCTATTCTTCGATCAAACTCATTCATACAATTTAGGATGGACAATCAATGTAATTGCTTATGTACTTAGTTTCATAGCTATTTTCATTACATTAAGAAAAAATAAAGCAGAATAA
- a CDS encoding APC family permease, whose product MTNKGSVPKKLSFISIYFLGINAVIGSGTFLLPSVIYRYMNLSAIFVLLCTAITVSMIALCYADLSSRFTGSGAAWLYSYNAFGRFAGYELGIFTWFLGCTTLSAEVVALLTILKSFLPIFKNPYVYAGGVIFLILLFSIINFFGRSWVKVVNNISAAAKIITLVVFIVVGVFFIKFTNFSHVIPHAALTGFMPFVKHFGAAFTPIFYLFTGFSFIPIAAKQMNNPEKNIPRVLIAVMTSVTILDCLMLLVAIGLSGEKLGGYSNPLANALKTGVGEWGFAFMIVGMLISIFGVAFSASFNTPSLIASLATEHGMLPRWIGKKNKHDAPWVGIIFTAILSGALATQSYLFLVSCTVLASFVQYVPSILAVIKFKHTDEYPTHGFSLPGKYTIPIIALIISCYMITNFTVPTLLLGTVVAVIAAACYFFIKEDKVAEEKHESFLARLRNKAFDKTKK is encoded by the coding sequence ATGACTAATAAAGGTTCAGTTCCTAAGAAGTTATCTTTTATTTCGATATACTTCTTAGGTATTAACGCAGTAATTGGATCAGGAACCTTCCTGCTTCCATCTGTAATTTATCGTTATATGAATTTGTCTGCAATTTTTGTATTGCTATGTACGGCAATTACTGTCAGCATGATTGCTTTATGTTATGCTGACTTATCTAGCCGTTTCACTGGATCAGGAGCTGCATGGCTTTATTCATATAATGCATTTGGACGGTTTGCTGGATACGAGCTAGGAATATTTACCTGGTTTTTGGGATGTACGACTCTATCAGCGGAAGTTGTAGCCTTATTAACCATCTTGAAGAGTTTCCTGCCAATTTTTAAAAATCCATATGTATACGCAGGCGGCGTAATATTCTTAATTTTACTATTCTCAATTATTAACTTCTTCGGAAGATCTTGGGTAAAAGTCGTTAATAATATTTCTGCAGCTGCTAAAATCATAACATTGGTAGTGTTCATTGTGGTTGGGGTCTTCTTTATCAAATTTACCAACTTCTCACATGTTATTCCACATGCAGCTTTGACGGGATTTATGCCATTTGTAAAACACTTCGGTGCGGCATTTACTCCAATCTTCTATTTGTTCACTGGCTTTTCATTTATTCCAATTGCCGCTAAACAAATGAATAATCCAGAAAAGAATATTCCACGAGTTTTAATTGCAGTTATGACAAGTGTTACCATCTTGGACTGCTTGATGTTACTAGTCGCAATTGGACTAAGTGGTGAAAAACTAGGTGGTTACTCTAACCCGTTAGCCAATGCTTTAAAGACTGGTGTTGGTGAATGGGGATTTGCCTTCATGATTGTTGGTATGTTAATTTCAATCTTTGGTGTAGCTTTCAGTGCTTCGTTTAATACCCCTTCATTGATTGCATCTCTTGCAACGGAACACGGAATGCTTCCAAGATGGATCGGTAAGAAAAACAAGCATGACGCTCCATGGGTCGGCATTATCTTTACCGCTATTTTATCTGGAGCCTTAGCAACTCAAAGCTATCTATTCTTGGTTTCATGTACTGTTTTGGCATCATTCGTTCAATATGTACCATCAATTTTAGCAGTTATCAAGTTTAAGCATACTGATGAGTATCCTACTCACGGCTTTTCCCTTCCTGGAAAATACACTATTCCGATTATAGCTTTAATTATTTCTTGTTATATGATCACAAACTTCACAGTCCCAACACTATTATTAGGAACTGTGGTTGCTGTAATTGCGGCTGCTTGTTACTTCTTTATTAAAGAAGATAAGGTTGCAGAAGAAAAGCATGAGAGTTTCTTAGCACGACTTAGAAATAAAGCTTTCGATAAAACTAAAAAGTAA
- a CDS encoding site-specific integrase, with protein sequence MAFPYKNQFNLYCKNEKKLSTNTIDLANKSVNTFWNYYATGSDDPDINIVNETDIRNFLDSLETELKFKKNTINKYLSHLKMYFTYLYSHQFIDNYPILTISGRNFSRKQTYKINWMDKLPQIAQIDNIHPETIKFMTAISLGYKPTEVLSLRLNTLLNGLKDEGLKQYLKNHTEFHGSDNPYIISKKDGGHYASDFHIVQNIQPDKKLLGMPLTLQALRLSYVYSILSDSKKTDEELEKILRVNKRSLVYYRKNFLLYVNAEEFTL encoded by the coding sequence ATGGCATTTCCATATAAAAATCAATTCAATCTTTATTGCAAAAACGAAAAAAAGCTTTCCACTAACACAATCGATCTCGCTAATAAATCGGTTAATACCTTTTGGAATTACTATGCAACGGGGAGCGATGATCCTGATATTAACATTGTTAATGAAACCGACATTCGCAATTTCTTGGATTCTCTTGAAACCGAATTGAAATTCAAGAAGAACACTATCAATAAGTATCTCAGTCATTTAAAGATGTACTTTACATACTTATATAGTCATCAATTTATTGATAACTACCCTATTTTAACGATTAGTGGCCGGAATTTTAGTCGTAAACAAACTTATAAGATTAATTGGATGGATAAACTTCCTCAAATTGCTCAAATTGACAATATTCATCCGGAAACCATTAAATTCATGACAGCCATCTCTTTAGGCTACAAGCCCACTGAAGTTTTGAGTTTGCGTTTAAACACCCTACTAAATGGATTAAAGGACGAAGGATTAAAGCAATATCTAAAAAATCACACTGAATTTCATGGAAGTGATAATCCTTATATCATCAGTAAAAAAGATGGTGGTCACTACGCTTCAGATTTCCATATTGTTCAAAATATTCAACCAGATAAGAAACTTTTAGGGATGCCGCTCACTTTGCAGGCATTGCGCTTGAGTTATGTTTACTCTATTCTTTCTGATAGCAAAAAGACTGATGAAGAACTTGAAAAAATCTTACGCGTTAATAAGAGGTCTTTAGTTTATTATCGTAAAAACTTCTTGCTTTACGTAAATGCAGAAGAATTTACACTATAA
- the xerS gene encoding tyrosine recombinase XerS, which yields MDEKQYSKLIDKEVQNLPIYVYYYTQQPNLAVTTIYQYLTEYRRFFDWLRNTPADIEDPQKGNLSNAKSNKEIELSTLEHLRAVDIQSYLKFLSVRENKQSTRDSKKTINRTINALRSLYHYLTVTADVEDGEPYFYRNVMLKVPIEKGTKESIAYRNAKYQPMLYTGEKKHAWLDFLSNTYEHTLSNRALSSFLFNKERDIAVIALLLASGIRVSELARLNLKDLNLRERSILVIRKGNKKDAPLIADWAMPYINNYLAIRTERYSPDKQEQALFLTRYAGKAKRIATNTVERFVSRYSEAFPEGNRTTPHKLRHSLGTELYEDSKDVMVVATQLGHTGISATDQYIQQSKMDKQRSALNKTK from the coding sequence ATGGACGAAAAACAGTACTCGAAGCTCATCGATAAAGAAGTTCAAAACTTACCTATCTATGTTTATTACTATACTCAGCAACCTAATTTAGCGGTAACTACAATTTACCAATATTTAACAGAATACCGGCGCTTTTTTGATTGGTTACGGAACACGCCAGCTGATATAGAAGATCCTCAAAAAGGCAACTTGAGCAATGCTAAATCTAACAAAGAAATCGAACTTTCAACCTTGGAGCATTTGCGCGCCGTTGACATTCAGAGTTACTTAAAATTTTTGAGCGTAAGAGAAAACAAGCAATCCACGCGCGATAGTAAAAAGACCATCAATCGCACTATTAATGCCCTCCGGTCACTTTACCACTATCTAACGGTCACAGCAGATGTGGAAGATGGTGAACCTTATTTTTATCGCAATGTCATGCTTAAAGTTCCCATTGAAAAAGGTACTAAGGAATCGATCGCTTATCGTAATGCCAAATATCAACCCATGCTTTATACGGGAGAAAAGAAGCACGCGTGGCTTGATTTTCTCAGTAATACCTACGAACATACCTTAAGTAATCGAGCACTCTCATCGTTTTTATTCAATAAAGAGCGCGATATTGCAGTTATTGCGTTATTACTTGCCTCTGGAATTCGTGTTTCGGAGCTTGCTCGACTCAATCTTAAGGATCTCAATTTACGTGAGCGCAGCATTTTGGTGATTCGTAAAGGCAATAAAAAGGATGCGCCCTTGATTGCAGACTGGGCAATGCCATATATTAATAATTATTTGGCAATCCGCACTGAACGCTACAGCCCTGATAAACAGGAGCAAGCACTATTTTTAACTCGTTATGCAGGAAAGGCTAAACGAATTGCCACTAATACAGTGGAAAGGTTTGTTTCTCGCTATTCTGAAGCCTTCCCTGAGGGCAATCGTACTACTCCACATAAATTGCGCCATTCTCTTGGGACTGAACTCTATGAAGATAGTAAAGATGTGATGGTCGTTGCCACTCAATTGGGGCATACTGGTATTTCTGCAACCGACCAATATATTCAACAATCAAAGATGGATAAACAGCGAAGTGCGTTAAATAAGACTAAGTAG
- a CDS encoding DNA-3-methyladenine glycosylase I translates to MTQRMRCDWGNTPNETYQTYHDQEWGKLNLNNQYLYEMLVLESFQSGLSWETILNKRENFRQDFIDFDYHKVAKFTDKDFATLMQDKGIIRNRRKIEAAINNAQALVKLEEKGSSFKDFLLQYISQPIINHPHTMADVPAKSELSFQLSKAMKKIGFKFVGPVTVYSFLQAVGLINDHVEECYYKYK, encoded by the coding sequence ATGACACAGAGAATGCGTTGTGACTGGGGGAACACTCCCAATGAAACTTACCAAACTTATCATGATCAGGAATGGGGAAAGTTAAATCTTAATAATCAATATCTTTATGAGATGCTGGTTTTGGAAAGTTTTCAATCAGGCTTATCTTGGGAAACTATTTTGAATAAAAGAGAAAACTTCCGTCAAGATTTTATTGATTTTGATTATCATAAAGTTGCTAAATTTACGGATAAAGATTTTGCAACCCTGATGCAAGATAAAGGGATTATTCGCAACCGTCGTAAGATTGAAGCTGCCATTAATAATGCGCAAGCCTTAGTTAAATTAGAAGAGAAAGGAAGCAGCTTTAAAGACTTTTTGCTTCAGTATATTTCACAACCTATTATTAATCATCCCCACACGATGGCTGATGTTCCAGCTAAAAGTGAACTTTCGTTTCAATTATCGAAGGCGATGAAGAAAATAGGTTTTAAGTTTGTTGGACCTGTTACTGTCTATTCTTTTTTGCAAGCAGTGGGTCTTATCAACGATCATGTGGAAGAATGCTATTATAAATATAAATAG